The Triticum aestivum cultivar Chinese Spring chromosome 3A, IWGSC CS RefSeq v2.1, whole genome shotgun sequence genome includes a region encoding these proteins:
- the LOC123059228 gene encoding uncharacterized protein, protein MAAAPTGVEVPKPLSAPVLPSMAAAPTRVEVPTRLAAPVPPSMAAAGWSSLPTDLVRRIADCLLDTNDVDCYVDLRAVCHNWRSATEDPRTDASDPRFYPRFWIVLDDDGAFQSDGCRVLVNTATGRFLRKQLPLPRHYYVVTTTVNGFFVLADRSPPHAARVLNPLTGAVVVFKAPMPRDASVAVFFSCGGTAHNLTVLCDSTRKYYTAVPDRESFVAGDIDDVFYHYMRKVVVGIVYSNGAGWVSVAQSNVIMEYLLDLSEKLQIDFVKFFSVDPLGDHSDVRCFLLHFGGEVFFITMALERIALLGMEPTEKQALTHVKTVGRYAIFIGHQRCLVVDAAKFPSVEADCVYYTQDVGKFAFIWKHNTRDGKDERVYDDINFVKEDKQFVFSGRRPFTIIQLLSSYTINLSNSEFV, encoded by the coding sequence ATGGCGGCCGCACCAACCGGCGTTGAGGTTCCGAAGCCCTTGAGCGCCCCTGTTCTTCCGTCCATGGCGGCCGCGCCGACCCGCGTTGAGGTTCCGACGCGCTTGGCCGCCCCTGTTCCTCcgtccatggcggccgccggcTGGTCCTCGCTCCCGACCGACCTCGTGCGCCGCATCGCCGACTGCCTCCTCGACACCAACGACGTCGACTGCTATGTGGACCTCCGCGCCGTCTGCCACAACTGGCGGTCCGCCACCGAAGACCCTAGGACCGACGCGTCCGACCCCCGCTTCTACCCGCGCTTCTGGATAGTCCTCGACGACGACGGGGCCTTCCAGAGCGACGGCTGCCGGGTCTTGGTGAACACCGCCACCGGCCGCTTCCTCCGCAAGCAGCTCCCGCTGCCCCGCCACTACTACGTGGTCACCACCACTGTCAACGGCTTCTTCGTCCTGGCCGACAGGAGCCCACCTCACGCCGCTCGCGTCCTCAACCCTCTCACAGGCGCCGTGGTCGTTTTCAAGGCGCCCATGCCCCGGGACGCGTCCGTTGCCGTTTTCTTCTCCTGTGGCGGCACTGCGCACAATCTCACCGTGCTCTGCGACTCAACTCGTAAGTATTACACGGCTGTTCCGGACAGGGAAAGTTTCGTCGCCGGGGACATCGACGATGTTTTTTACCATTATATGAGGAAGGTGGTGGTCGGCATTGTCTACTCCAATGGTGCTGGTTGGGTATCCGTGGCGCAGTCTAATGTCATCATGGAGTATTTGCTCGATTTGTCAGAGAAGCTTCAGATTGATTTCGTCAAGTTTTTCTCTGTCGACCCTCTTGGAGATCACAGCGACGTCCGTTGTTTCCTACTGCATTTTGGTGGGGAAGTCTTTTTCATCACAATGGCATTAGAACGCATTGCGCTTCTCGGCATGGAGCCAACGGAGAAACAGGCGCTCACGCATGTGAAGACCGTGGGCAGGTACGCCATCTTCATCGGCCATCAAAGGTGCCTGGTTGTTGATGCCGCTAAGTTCCCATCCGTCGAGGCAGACTGTGTCTACTACACCCAAGACGTTGGTAAATTTGCTTTCATCTGGAAGCACAACACCAGAGATGGGAAAGACGAGAGGGTGTATGATGACATCAATTTCGTCAAGGAGGACAAGCAGTTTGTCTTCTCCGGCCGCCGTCCTTTCACCATCATCCAGCTTCTCTCGAGCTACACCATCAACCTCAGTAATTCTGAATTTGTCTGA